One window from the genome of Chitinispirillales bacterium ANBcel5 encodes:
- the purE gene encoding 5-(carboxyamino)imidazole ribonucleotide mutase, producing MMQPLVGIIMGSVSDWETMSHAAQIMEEMKVPFEVEVVSAHRTPDKLFEYAESAEARGIEVIIAGAGGAAHLPGMTASKTPVPVLGVPVQSKALNGMDSLLSIVQMPAGVPVGTMAIGRSGAINAALLAVSILGNKHTEFRNALNEYRKKQTDTVLSKPDPRAK from the coding sequence ATGATGCAGCCATTGGTAGGTATAATTATGGGTTCTGTCTCTGACTGGGAGACTATGAGCCATGCTGCCCAAATCATGGAGGAGATGAAAGTACCTTTTGAAGTTGAGGTTGTTTCTGCTCACCGTACCCCCGACAAACTATTTGAATATGCAGAGAGTGCAGAGGCTCGTGGTATAGAAGTTATAATTGCGGGTGCTGGTGGTGCTGCTCATTTGCCTGGAATGACTGCATCAAAAACCCCAGTGCCAGTACTTGGGGTGCCGGTGCAATCCAAAGCTCTAAACGGTATGGATTCACTTCTTTCCATTGTTCAGATGCCAGCGGGGGTACCGGTTGGAACAATGGCCATAGGCCGTTCAGGGGCAATTAATGCTGCTCTTCTCGCCGTCTCGATTTTGGGCAATAAACATACCGAGTTTCGCAATGCATTGAATGAATACAGAAAAAAACAGACCGACACTGTACTGTCCAAACCTGACCCAAGGGCTAAATAA
- a CDS encoding 5-(carboxyamino)imidazole ribonucleotide synthase produces MNIGILGGGQLARMLALAGHPLGANFTVLDPAKDACAKAVANHVVSAYDDRCGLKQFSELVDIVTYEFENIPAESVSFLKGEVPVYPSSDALAVSRDRLIEKSLFRELGIQTPDFVAINTADDLPGALKSIGFPAVLKSRTLGYDGKGQVVLNSTEDIENSFERLGSVPCILEAFVPFTREISVIAARSRNGETVFYPVSENTHKKGILHLSVCKTDDPMQSVAQEYCKSLLDKLNYVGVLALELFDAGGKLLANEIAPRVHNSGHWTIEGAQTSQFENHLRAVLGLPLGDASARGHCAMVNFVGHTADLEKVLKIPGAHLHNYQKKSRPGRKVGHATILTSSEDMFNTSLNELLALT; encoded by the coding sequence ATGAACATTGGAATTCTCGGTGGTGGGCAACTTGCCCGTATGCTTGCCCTGGCCGGACATCCTTTAGGGGCCAATTTTACCGTTCTTGATCCTGCAAAGGATGCCTGTGCAAAAGCGGTGGCTAATCATGTGGTTAGTGCCTATGATGATCGTTGTGGGTTAAAGCAGTTTTCTGAATTAGTGGATATAGTTACCTACGAATTTGAAAACATCCCTGCTGAAAGTGTTAGTTTTCTTAAGGGGGAAGTGCCGGTGTATCCTTCATCAGATGCTTTGGCTGTGTCCCGTGACAGGCTTATCGAAAAGAGCCTTTTTCGTGAGTTGGGTATCCAAACGCCCGATTTTGTCGCCATAAATACTGCAGACGATCTCCCGGGAGCATTAAAATCCATAGGATTTCCAGCTGTATTAAAATCCCGGACTCTGGGGTATGATGGTAAAGGACAGGTCGTACTAAATAGCACTGAGGATATTGAAAATTCATTTGAACGGCTAGGTTCTGTCCCCTGTATTCTGGAGGCATTTGTCCCTTTCACAAGAGAAATATCTGTCATCGCTGCTCGATCCCGCAATGGTGAAACGGTCTTTTATCCGGTGAGTGAAAATACCCATAAAAAGGGTATCTTACATCTCTCAGTATGCAAAACTGATGATCCGATGCAAAGTGTGGCTCAGGAGTACTGTAAAAGTTTGCTCGATAAATTAAACTATGTGGGAGTATTGGCGCTTGAGCTGTTTGATGCCGGAGGAAAACTACTTGCTAACGAGATTGCGCCAAGGGTACATAACTCGGGCCACTGGACCATTGAAGGTGCCCAAACAAGCCAGTTTGAAAACCATCTCAGGGCTGTACTGGGGTTGCCTCTGGGTGATGCATCTGCAAGGGGGCACTGTGCTATGGTAAATTTTGTAGGCCACACTGCCGATTTAGAGAAGGTATTGAAAATTCCTGGTGCTCATCTCCATAACTATCAGAAAAAAAGCAGGCCTGGTAGAAAAGTAGGGCATGCAACTATTCTTACAAGCAGCGAAGATATGTTCAACACAAGTCTAAACGAGTTGTTAGCTCTGACATAA